Proteins from a genomic interval of Chryseobacterium indologenes:
- a CDS encoding molybdopterin-dependent oxidoreductase, with protein sequence MKRILPLVLLLISGWVFCQSGFKLKVSGEVSNPLELNLADLSKMTRKEAWLKDKDGNIHKYSGVPVSDILARAGVPAGKELHGDNISKYLLVKCADGYQVLFSLAELDASIADKNVIVADTVDGKPLPESKGPLRLIAEGEKKPARSSYQLEALVVGQIKK encoded by the coding sequence ATGAAAAGAATACTGCCATTGGTGCTGTTATTAATTTCCGGATGGGTCTTTTGCCAGTCCGGATTTAAGCTTAAAGTAAGTGGAGAAGTCTCAAATCCGTTAGAACTGAATCTGGCTGATCTGTCAAAGATGACCAGAAAAGAGGCTTGGTTAAAGGATAAAGATGGAAACATTCATAAATATTCAGGAGTTCCGGTTTCAGATATTCTTGCCAGGGCAGGAGTTCCCGCGGGAAAAGAGCTTCACGGAGACAATATTTCAAAATACCTTCTTGTAAAATGCGCAGACGGATATCAGGTTTTATTTTCACTGGCAGAACTGGATGCTTCTATTGCAGATAAAAATGTAATTGTGGCAGATACCGTTGATGGTAAACCCTTACCAGAATCAAAGGGGCCGCTGCGCCTTATTGCTGAAGGAGAGAAAAAACCTGCCCGAAGCTCCTACCAATTAGAAGCTTTGGTCGTAGGACAGATAAAAAAATAA